From Mercenaria mercenaria strain notata unplaced genomic scaffold, MADL_Memer_1 contig_4137, whole genome shotgun sequence, one genomic window encodes:
- the LOC128553639 gene encoding uncharacterized protein LOC128553639, with translation MAACSSKSKLSEKKFHNWIKSGLAILYTRDGLQPFVIDEISAFQRDIYDNILAQLNIATDSECSACTTDALVCDKKIYDRCKRKRCGSFHRECPEGGLCDQFKEIIKIAHRYNGPSWVNTDAQLWCSDPWQVAKCYMPREGYITQMTAEETDFNGIVSVILNHKNFSRRLSTNLTDKVNIFRQAQTVSKEFRHSASLEVEDDELKNNIDILMKLLQEKEVAQYQEAQDAMQKLSELGKPKWSISTSKDDISAVMKSACTSGVMPEADEGKEKDEMLKLAVKVIEANTKTDVKSVIWQMQTSFNEYKERKEETRKRKDMCKKLIKSYQLDCSTLPISALFEEEDAPLLNFYVQPMMQQVDYHIIRKNYTTVKSYYDVFHKDGRQCRNIYITGNAGTGKTAVCQKMVLCWCHAQTEGMADDNFSQEDIDAMKLFDFLFFVSLRDTEKCHVNDIIQQQLFTADKKDLIDQVLEDEKCLIILDGLDEWSHPKSTKECPVNKKVPHRNASDNCVYLTTSRPWKLEANRLNIKEIDQQIELKGLDKKASDKLTSFIVNHLNKKYSEERNPREFRESVEKKKQVENVSEIPIIKIQLVSLWFRDIDISTNYSRCAIYADTVEMLFSRAMEREKMQSDVNRMSDRVKQMNIAQSELHTPASISQLPLLTDFVYLLYKIGNLAFDMFFGTPEGESELIFKRGIGKRYELSDIEMDILLFVGILSKNKVIGPQRDRMIKLSFLHKSYQEYFAALYISMNKEHENIEQYIFSKCNSSLVEFLKYEQMFVFLTGMNVQAMENISTEVRKMVAADRDVKTYRQSAHYKFGFVVVLKPYNNLASELFEQERNGRGALRALQTLLLNCLEESDSAGLKRFDLPLSDVFIDEEYPSELENLLRNNSQHVRSVSTEVYTTDMAALRKLEKLVVNENTYTDSCRVDIGEYEKCISSSSSYLVSLSLANCKGKLGLSTHNFKALTSFALFDVLLKHQELVDVCGFISATEALTQLFLCGIKCFDHEDKCTGSKLDLSRHSELRFLRLQGLYEHGSHHTKLNTKNLQFLVVQDNSKGIAVNSIIEDIRNAPKLTEVVFLSFDRLHLIDHIIDTIPTLSCLERLSFFNVNFGDRVLQLNTRKEQPIKMVSSLNTSLTLHSFCTFVDSLPNKGAIVHIQASRLTHVEGKCTTEIDMEEAAKYVRAKGTFEVTLVERGRLAFNSKC, from the exons ATGGCAGCCTGCAGCAGCAAGTCTAAACTCTCGGAAAAGAAATTTCACAACTGGATAAAATCTGGCCTAGCTATATTGTATACAAGAGATGGACTTCAGCCATTTGTTATTGATGAAATAAGTGCTTTTCAACGAGACATATACGACAATATTTTGGCACAGTTAAATATAGCTACAGATTCAGAATGTTCAGCCTGCACTACTGACGCTTTAGTCTGCGATAAAAAAATTTACGATAGGTGCAAGCGAAAGAGATGTGGGTCATTCCACAGGGAATGCCCAGAAGGGGGTCTTTGTGACCAGttcaaagaaattataaaaattgcACATAGATATAATGGACCTTCATGGGTGAATACTGACGCTCAGCTATGGTGCAGTGATCCTTGGCAAGTTGCCAAATGTTACATGCCAAGGGAAGGTTACATCACACAGATGACAGCCGAGGAAACGGACTTTAACGGTATTGTGAGCGTCATACTAAATCACAAAAACTTCTCTCGAAGACTTTCTACAAACCTTACAGATAAAGTTAACATATTTCGCCAG GCTCAAACTGTTTCCAAAGAGTTCAGACATTCAGCATCGTTGGAAGTTGAAGACGACGAATTAAAAAACAATATcgacatcttaatgaaactactTCAAGAAAAAGAGGTAGCACAGTATCAAGAAGCCCAGGATGCAATGCAAAAGTTGTCAGAG CTAGGTAAACCCAAATGGTCAATCTCAACTTCAAAGGATGACATTTCCGCAGTTATGAAAAGCGCTTGTACATCTGGAGTGATGCCGGAGGCAGATGAGGGAAAAGAGAAAGATGAAATGTTAAAGCTTGCAGTTAAAGTCATAGAAGCAAATACAAAAACAGATGTCAAATCAGTAATCTGGCAGATGCAAACCTCATTCAACGAATATAAAGAACGCAAAGAAGAAACAAGAAAACGTAAAG ATATGTGCAAAAAGCTCATCAAATCCTATCAATTAGATTGCTCAACCCTGCCAATCTCTGCCTTGTTTGAGGAAGAAGATGCTCCTTTACTTAATTTCTACGTGCAGCCTATGATGCAACAAGTTGATTACCATATAATTCGTAAGAACTATACGACTGTAAAATCCTATTATGATGTATTTCACAAAGATGGTCGACAGTGTCGCAATATCTACATCACCGGAAATGCTGGTACTGGAAAAACAGCCGTTTGTCAAAAGATGGTTCTCTGTTGGTGCCATGCACAAACTGAGGGAATGGCAGACGACAACTTTTCACAGGAAGATATTGATGCAATGAAGTTATTtgattttctcttttttgtttcaCTCAGAGATACAGAAAAGTGTCACGTAAATGATATTATTCAACAACAGTTATTCACCGCAGACAAAAAAGACCTTATTGATCAAGTACTCGaagatgaaaaatgtttgattatCCTTGATGGTTTAGACGAATGGTCTCATCCAAAGTCCACCAAAGAGTGTCCTGTGAATAAGAAAGTTCCTCACAGAAATGCAAGTGACAACTGCGTTTATTTAACTACATCTAGGCCATGGAAATTAGAGGCGAACAGACTGAACATAAAAGAAATTGATCAACAAATTGAATTAAAAGGACTAGATAAGAAAGCATCAGATAAACTGACATCATTTATTGTgaatcatttaaacaaaaaatattcagaaGAAAGAAATCCAAGAGAGTTTCGAGAGTCTGtcgagaaaaagaaacaagttgaaaatgtttcagaaatACCAATCATAAAGATACAGTTAGTTAGTCTCTGGTTTAGGGATATTGATATTAGTACAAATTATTCTAGATGTGCTATATATGCTGACACTGTAGAAATGCTTTTTTCAAGGGCAATGGAACGAGAGAAAATGCAATCAGATGTAAACAGGATGAGTGATAGAGTGAAACAAATGAACATAGCACAGTCTGAACTTCACACACCTGCTTCTATTTCACAATTACCACTGTTAACAGACTTTGTATACCTTCTATATAAAATTGGTAACCTGGCATTTGACATGTTCTTTGGGACACCTGAAGGAGAATCTGAACTTATATTTAAAAGAGGCATTGGCAAAAGATATGAGTTGTCTGATATAGAAATGGACATTTTACTTTTTGTAGGAATCTTGTCGAAGAACAAAGTCATTGGACCGCAACGCGACCGAATGATTAAGCTGTCATTTCTCCACAAGAGCTATCAAGAGTATTTTGCAGCGCTGTATATTTCAATGAACAAAGAACATGAAAATATtgaacaatatatattttctaaatgtaattCTTCACTGGTTGAATTTCTTAAATATGAGCAGATGTTTGTTTTCCTTACGGGCATGAATGTTCAAGCAATGGAGAATATTTCCACAGAAGTTCGGAAAATGGTGGCCGCCGATAGAGATGTCAAAACATACCGACAATCAGCACATTACAAGTTCGGATTTGTAGTTGTGCTGAAACCATATAATAATCTTGCCAGTGAACTGTTTGAACAGGAAAGAAATGGAAGAGGTGCTCTTAGAGCCCTACAGACGCTTTTGTTAAATTGTTTGGAGGAAAGTGATAGTGCTGGCTTGAAACGCTTTGATCTACCTCTATCAGATGTCTTTATTGATGAAGAATATCCTTCAGAGCTGGAAAATCTTTTAAGGAATAATAGTCAGCATGTGAGATCCGTTAGCACAGAAGTGTATACAACGGATATGGCAGCGTTAAGAAAGTTGGAAAAGCTCGTCGTGAATGAGAATACATATACAGACAGCTGTAGAGTCGACATAGGGGAATATGAAAAGTGCATTTCTTCATCAAGTTCATATTTAGTCAGTTTGTCTTTAGCAAATTGTAAAGGTAAGCTTGGTCTGTCTACACATAATTTCAAAGCTCTTACCTCGTTTGCGTTGTTTGATGTGCTTTTAAAGCATCAAGAGCTTGTGGATGTATGTGGTTTTATCTCAGCAACAGAAGCTTTAACTCAACTGTTCCTGTGTGGAATTAAATGCTTCGATCATGAAGATAAATGCACAGGCAGCAAACTTGACTTATCTCGACATTCGGAGCTGAGGTTTTTGCGGTTGCAGGGTTTATATGAACATGGATCTCACCATACAAAGTTAAATACAAAAAACTTGCAGTTCTTGGTGGTTCAAGACAATTCTAAAGGAATAGCTGTGAATTCCATTATCGAAGATATCCGAAATGCTCCAAAACTGACGGAAGTTGTTTTCTTAAGTTTCGACAGACTTCATTTAATTGACCACATCATTGATACAATACCAACGCTTAGCTGTTTAGAAAGATTATCATTCTTTAATGTAAATTTCGGAGACCGTGTATTGCAGCTGAATACTAGAAAGGAGCAACCCATTAAAATGGTGAGCTCTTTAAACACTTCACTAACACTTCattcattttgtacatttgtGGACAGTTTACCAAATAAAGGAGCGATTGTACACATTCAAGCAAGCAGACTGACACATGTTGAAGGCAAATGTACGACAGAAATAGATATGGAGGAAGCTGCAAAGTATGTTCGAGCAAAAGGAACATTTGAAGTAACACTTGTTGAGAGAGGCAGACTGGCTTTCAACTCGAAATGTTAG
- the LOC128553641 gene encoding uncharacterized protein LOC128553641, with protein MLILSSVLKDPKYINSQREANDAWQKIERLKKDTYSIALATGDIKDLVREEMQFEVTETIDGAKEKRTDKYLMLRNAMQILSSTFDSVDMALRNLKRTFSLFGHTMQRDFAEQLIKIYQEQCSTLPISALLEEEDTQLLDFFAEPTMLQIDHHKIKGSADKVASYKDIFFKDERPCRNIYITGDAGIGKTAFCQRMVLTWCHAKSDGKPDDNFSQVNIDVMKMFDILFYVSLRETKLCHVAEMIKQQMQVADKADLITHILEKENCLIIFDGLDEWTHPTSNPLCPRNRKIPHRQIANDCTYLTTSRPWKLEGDRLKTNEIDQLIELKGLGKAACNKLSVSVVKHLNKTFKKSKELSDFQTEVARNKLENVCAVPVIMMQLICLWFDGMTLSISRSSIYGKTLDMLFKRTTEREKKTSLKCLPLHFSLSMIEEIDSKAEEMNRKLTECFSLPEAAESYGSLFHKLGNLAFDTLFSSGDEESGLVFESSRGEIYDLSESEMKYLLSVGILSKNKVVGTLSKRKLKLSFLHKSLQEYLAAMFIAMQGREDDNIVTKVFSTCKTLDIFLRYENVFVFLSGICPEMLSKFSERIKGFLSSDRQICQYRSFADYKYGFVVMLPPFSILTDPKFTEVRNAEQLLISYQSFVLQCQQECQISTGIMVDLPLEDIVINENNDTYSPQLHPQLQSLLKSNQEIILKSVSTTQYNETLLSGKYGLEKLSINLKGSNRKVIETYEQCVFASRQTLTCLSMSHSLGVFDIGTLMFPNLKSIDLFDLNLEHKEITGLFSFISNHTDLIQIMLFNIKCSEHDDECTGAKLDLSLHRQLDFLRLQHVYAYGQHETKLNSSNLGTLIFEDSLKATHVTHALLGDIRNAPHLFELTLLDIKSRKMCDVLTSVLPTLKHLKRLSLYNCDFGEKCVQLNCQKEIEVVCMLNSDMTLSAFYAFVDSIPSDTKHGVSVHLRNCRINNDSTPEFRVMTAADYILSKNRFRVVNSDPSGLHFDTKIRQEHN; from the exons ATGCTCATTTTGTCATCAGTTCTCAAAGATCCAAAATATATTAACTCACAGAGAGAAGCAAATGACGCATGGCAAAAGATCGAAAGG TTGAAGAAAGATACATATTCGATTGCCTTGGCAACAGGAGACATTAAGGATTTAGTTCGAGAGGAAATGCAGTTTGAAGTAACAGAAACAATCGACGGAGCAAAGGAAAAAAGAACTGACAAATATCTGATGTTGCGGAATGCTATGCAAATCCTGTCCAGTACGTTTGACAGTGTAGATATGGCTTTGAGGAATTTGAAAAGGACATTTAGTCTATTCGGGCATACAATGCAGCGAG ATTTTGCGGAACAACTAATAAAGATATACCAAGAACAGTGTTCAACCCTACCGATCTCTGCATTGCTAGAGGAAGAAGATACCCAGCTATTAGATTTTTTTGCCGAACCAACTATGCTACAAATTGACCATCACAAAATCAAAGGAAGCGCCGACAAGGTCGCGTCATATAAAGACATCTTCTTCAAAGATGAACGACCTTGTAGAAATATCTACATTACCGGAGATGCTGGGATTGGAAAAACAGCTTTTTGTCAACGAATGGTTCTGACATGGTGCCATGCAAAATCAGATGGGAAACCAGACGACAACTTCTCACAGGTAAATATAGATGTGATGAAGATGTTTGATATTTTGTTCTACGTGTCACTTAGAGAAACGAAGCTATGTCATGTTGCAGAAATGATCAAGCAACAGATGCAGGTGGCAGACAAAGCTGATTTAATCACACACATACTAGAAAAGGAAAACTGTTTGATAATTTTTGATGGATTAGATGAGTGGACACATCCAACTTCCAATCCGCTTTGTCCAAGAAACAGAAAGATTCCTCATCGTCAAATTGCGAACGACTGTACATACCTTACAACGTCACGGCCTTGGAAGTTAGAGGGCGATCGATTGAAAACAAATGAGATCGACCAACTGATTGAACTGAAAGGCCTTGGTAAAGCTGCCTGTAACAAGCTGTCGGTGTCAGTAGTCAAGCatttgaataaaacattcaaGAAATCTAAAGAACTGTCTGACTTTCAGACAGAAGTTGCTCGGAACAAGTTGGAAAATGTATGCGCTGTTCCAGTCATAATGATGCAGTTGATTTGTCTTTGGTTCGATGGAATGACCCTCAGCATATCTAGATCTTCCATATATGGCAAAACATTAGATATGCTTTTCAAGAGGACGACTGAGCGGGAGAAAAAGACATCGCTGAAGTGTCTCCCTCTCCATTTCAGCCTGAGTATGATAGAAGAAATAGATTCGAAAGCAGAAGAGATGAATCGCAAACTTACAGAATGCTTTTCCTTACCAGAAGCCGCAGAGAGTTATGGCTCCCTTTTTCACAAACTTGGAAATTTGGCGTTTGACACTTTGTTTAGCTCTGGTGATGAAGAGTCGGGACTGGTATTCGAAAGTTCTAGGGGGGAAATATATGATTTGTCTGaatctgaaatgaaatatttgctaTCCGTTGGAATTTTATCCAAAAATAAAGTAGTTGGAACCCTCTCAAAGCGTAAACTTAAACTCAGTTTTCTTCACAAAAGCTTGCAAGAATATCTAGCAGCAATGTTCATCGCTATGCAAGGTCGTGAAGATGATAACATTGTAACCAAAGTTTTCAGTACTTGTAAGACGCTGGACATCTTTCTtagatatgaaaatgtgtttgtatttttgtcaGGAATTTGCCCAGAGATGCTGAGCAAGTTTTCAGAGAGAATAAAAGGGTTTTTATCATCTGACAGACAGATATGTCAGTATAGGAGTTTTGCCGATTACAAATATGGCTTTGTTGTCATGTTGCCTCCCTTCAGCATTCTGACAGATCCAAAGTTTACTGAAGTCCGAAACGCTGAACAGCTTCTCATTTCGTACCAATCATTTGTGTTACAATGCCAACAGGAATGCCAAATATCCACAGGTATAATGGTAGATTTACCTCTTGAAGACATCGTCATTAATGAGAATAATGATACATACTCTCCTCAGCTTCATCCTCAGCTTCAATCACTGCTGAAATCAAACCAAGAAATAATCCTCAAGTCAGTCTCAACTACGCAGTATAATGAAACACTTTTGTCGGGAAAATATGGTTTGGAAAAGCTGTCGATTAATCTTAAAGGGTCAAACCGTAAAGTCATAGAAACCTATGAACAGTGCGTATTTGCGTCTAGACAAACATTAACTTGCTTGTCTATGTCACACTCTCTGGGTGTTTTTGACATCGGTACACTGATGTTTCCCAACTTAAAGTCAATTGACCTGTTTGATCTTAATCTTGAACACAAGGAAATAACGGGGCTATTTTCCTTCATATCAAACCATACCGACCTGATCCAGATCATGCTTTTTAATATCAAATGTTCCGAACACGATGATGAATGCACGGGTGCTAAGCTGGACTTATCGCTTCATAGGCAATTAGACTTCCTGCGATTACAGCATGTTTATGCATACGGACAACACGAAACAAAACTGAACAGCTCAAACCTCGGAACATTAATATTTGAGGATAGTTTGAAGGCAACACATGTTACACATGCCTTACTTGGTGACATTAGAAACGCCCCGCATTTGTTTGAGTTAACACTGCTGGACATAAAGTCACGAAAAATGTGTGATGTTCTCACATCAGTGCTTCCAACATTGAAACATTTAAAGCGGTTATCTCTCTACAATTGTGACTTCGGTGAAAAATGTGTACAGCTTAACTGTCAAAAGGAAATTGAAGTCGTTTGCATGCTCAATTCAGACATGACATTATCTGCTTTTTATGCGTTTGTAGATAGCATTCCAAGCGATACAAAACATGGCGTGTCTGTTCATTTGAGGAACTGCAGAATTAACAACGATTCGACGCCAGAATTTAGAGTAATGACAGCAGCAGACTATATTTTGTCCAAAAACAGGTTTAGAGTAGTGAATAGCGATCCGTCTGGACTCCATTTCGACACGAAAATCAGACAGGAACACAATTAA